A part of Vigna radiata var. radiata cultivar VC1973A chromosome 11, Vradiata_ver6, whole genome shotgun sequence genomic DNA contains:
- the LOC106777046 gene encoding uncharacterized protein LOC106777046: MISSTILHSYPSFKFQSFLKHPSHTIPLKPYPPISNFRNSSHTCKAVFTDDAPFAAAIGACMFTSLLLPVAASREDDEDADSAVTTTDARLAVMGILSFIPYFNWLSWVFAWLDTGKRRYAVYALVYMAPYLRSNLSLSPEESWLPIASILFCIVHIQLEASIRNGDIQGFQLFRNVADQLPSNNRKKSHVNQHQETTEEGSTKGKKNLPHAQEQSRDIGGWEDSHTPLQPRQHLNEDLDDDIKERNKH; the protein is encoded by the exons ATGATTTCTTCCACCATTCTTCACTCATACCCCTCTTTCAAATTCCAATCTTTTCTCAAACACCCTTCTCATACAATTCCCCTCAAACCCTACCCACCCATTTCCAATTTCAGAAACAGCAGCCACACCTGCAAGGCGGTCTTCACCGACGATGCCCCCTTTGCCGCCGCAATCGGCGCTTGCATGTTCACCTCTCTGCTTCTTCCCGTCGCTGCTTCCCGGGAGGATGACGAAGACGCCGACTCCGCCGTCACCACAACCGACGCAAGGCTCGCCGTCATGGGGATTCTAAGCTTCATCCCTTATTTCAATTGGCTC AGCTGGGTTTTCGCGTGGCTCGATACTGGCAAACGACGTTATGCTGTCTACGCACTTGTTTATATGGCTCCTTATCTCAG GTCAAATCTATCACTTTCGCCTGAAGAAAGTTGGCTGCCTATTGCTAGCATTTTATTCTGCATCGTTCACATTCAG CTGGAAGCAAGCATTAGAAATGGAGATATCCAGGGGTTTCAACTATTCAGGAATGTCGCGGATCAGCTACCATCAAATAATAGGAAAAAAAGTCATGTGAATCAGCATCAAGAAACGACTGAGGAG GGAAGCACGAAAGGAAAGAAGAACCTGCCACATGCCCAAGAACAATCAAGGGATATTGGAGGTTGGGAAGATTCACATACGCCTTTGCAACCCCGTCAGCACCTAAATGAAGACTTGGACGATGATatcaaagaaagaaacaagCACTGA
- the LOC106777010 gene encoding protein PLANT CADMIUM RESISTANCE 10, with product MKNQHGYVPPAYIPLGQSDSEVVHVSPLQRNEEHPGSNRPNQMQPQWSSGICACFDDTQSCCIGCLCPCILFGKNAEILGSGTFLGSCVTHFILWSVVNTACCLLTDGLFLGLPGCLVSCYACGYRKALRSKYNLPEAPCGDFVTHFCCHPCAICQEYREICERSGDSESTNLNLAVVTAPPIQTMQPDSKQ from the exons ATGAAGAACCAGCACGGTTATGTGCCACCTGCTTACATACCTTTGGGGCAGTCAGATTCAGAGGTAGTTCATGTCTCTCCGCTTCAGCGTAATGAAGAACATCCCGGTAGCAATAGACCAAACCAAATGCAGCCTCAGTGGTCTTCTGGAATCTGTGCTTGTTTCGATGATACGCAGAGTT GTTGTATAGGTTGTCTTTGTCCTTGCATTCTCTTTGGAAAGAATGCTGAAATTCTGGGTTCTGGAACTTTCCTGGGATCATGTGTTACGCACTTTATATTATGGAGTGTGGTTAATACAGCCTGCTGCTTATTAACTGATGGCCTGTTTTTGGGTTTACCGGGATGCCTTGTTTCGTGTTATGCCTGTGGCTATCGCAAGGCCTTAAGATCAAAGTATAATTTGCCG GAAGCACCCTGTGGGGATTTTGTTACCCATTTTTGCTGTCACCCCTGTGCTATTTGTCAAGAATATCGTGAGATATGCGAAAGATCTGGGGATAGTGAATCCACAAACTTGAATCTAGCTGTAGTTACAGCTCCACCAATCCAGACAATGCAACCTGATTCCAAGCAATAA
- the LOC106777370 gene encoding pentatricopeptide repeat-containing protein At1g71420 yields the protein MVLVGASHLSALMLCSRKLVRYVFFKRCLFRNLCTSNAEQETLPTKIDAKIRALSTQGNIEEAISLLYTHCSLSLQTYASLFHACAQKKCLQHGMALHHYMLQKDPTIQNDLFLTNHILNMYCKCGHLSYARYVFDQMPRRNIVSWTVLISGYGQSGLIRECFFLFSGLLARFRPNEFAFASLLSACEERDIECGTQVHAVALKISLDANVYVANALIAMYSKHSGSTAGYDGRADNAWTMFKSMEFRNLISWNSMIAGFQLRGLGDKAIRLFTHMYCSGIGFDRATLLSVFSSLNQCGAFDDINVNLRKCFQLHCLTVKSGLITEIEVMTALIKSYANLGGPISDCYRIFHDTSSQLDIVSWTALISVFAERDPEQAFLLFCQLHRQNYFPDWYTFSIALKACAYFVTEQHAMAVHSQIIKKGFQEDTVLGNALIHAYSRCGSLALSEQVFNEMGYRDLVSWNSMLKSYAIHGKAKDALELFQQMEVSPDSATFVALLSACSHVGLVDEGVTLFNSMSDDHCIAPQLDHYSCMVDLYGRAGKIVEAEELIRKMPMKPDSVIWSSLLGSCRKHGETLLAKLAADKFKELEPNNSMGYVQMSNVYSSAGSFTEASLIRKEMSNYKVRKEPGLSWVEIGKQVHEFGSGAQYHPHKGAILRQLEILFGKLKEMGYVPELSLALYDTEVEHKEDQLLHHSEKMALVFAIMNEGSLPCGGNVIKIMKNIRICVDCHNFMKLASSLFQKEIVVRDSNRFHHFKYATCSCNDYW from the coding sequence ATGGTTCTTGTTGGTGCCAGCCACCTCTCTGCATTGATGTTATGCTCCAGAAAGCTCGTGCGTTATGTGTTTTTCAAACGTTGTCTGTTTCGGAATCTTTGTACTTCAAATGCAGAACAAGAAACCTTACCCACTAAAATTGATGCAAAGATACGTGCTCTTTCCACACAAGGCAACATTGAAGAAGCTATTTCACTTCTTTACACACACTGTTCTCTGTCCCTTCAAACCTATGCCTCTCTGTTCCATGCTTGTGCTCAGAAAAAGTGCCTCCAACATGGCATGGCTCTGCACCATTACATGCTGCAGAAAGACCCCACAATTCAAAATGACCTTTTTCTCACCAATCACATCCTAAACATGTACTGCAAGTGTGGCCACTTATCCTATGCCCGCTACGTGTTTGACCAAATGCCACGCAGAAACATTGTTTCTTGGACTGTTCTCATTTCGGGGTATGGCCAATCTGGCCTAATCAGAGagtgtttctttctcttctctggCTTGCTGGCTCGCTTTCGCCCCAACGAATTTGCTTTTGCAAGTTTGCTTAGCGCCTGTGAGGAGCGTGACATTGAATGTGGCACACAGGTACATGCAGTTGCTTTGAAAATTTCTTTGGATGCCAATGTATATGTTGCAAATGCTCTTATTGCAATGTATAGCAAACACTCTGGCTCCACCGCAGGTTATGATGGGAGAGCGGATAATGCGTGGACCATGTTCAAGTCAATGGAATTCCGAAATCTTATATCTTGGAATTCAATGATTGCAGGTTTTCAACTTCGTGGACTTGGGGACAAAGCCATTCGCCTGTTTACACACATGTACTGCAGTGGAATTGGGTTTGATCGTGCCACGCTGCTTAGCGTCTTTTCTTCACTGAATCAATGTGGTGCTTTTGACGACATTAACGTGAATCTCAGGAAATGTTTTCAATTGCACTGTCTGACTGTTAAAAGCGGTCTTATTACAGAAATTGAAGTGATGACTGCATTGATAAAATCCTATGCAAATCTTGGAGGACCCATTTCTGACTGTTATAGGATCTTCCATGATACAAGTAGCCAACTGGATATTGTGTCTTGGACTGCACTTATTTCTGTGTTTGCAGAACGGGATCCTGAGCAGGCTTTCCTCCTTTTCTGTCAGCTACATCGTCAAAATTATTTTCCAGACTGGTATACATTCTCCATTGCCTTAAAAGCTTGTGCATATTTTGTTACAGAACAACATGCCATGGCTGTTCActcacaaataattaaaaaagggtTTCAGGAAGATACTGTTCTTGGTAATGCCTTGATACATGCTTATTCGAGGTGTGGCTCGTTGGCTTTGTCTGAACAAGTATTTAATGAAATGGGCTACCGTGATTTGGTTTCTTGGAATTCAATGCTCAAGTCTTATGCCATACATGGGAAAGCTAAAGATGCACTGGAGCTCTTCCAGCAAATGGAAGTCTCTCCAGATTCAGCTACCTTCGTTGCCCTTCTCTCAGCTTGTAGTCATGTTGGACTGGTTGATGAAGGAGTGACATTGTTTAACTCCATGTCTGATGATCACTGTATTGCTCCTCAACTAGATCACTATTCCTGCATGGTTGACCTTTATGGACGAGCTGGAAAGATAGTTGAGGCTGAGGAGCTGATACGCAAAATGCCAATGAAACCTGACTCTGTGATTTGGAGTTCATTACTTGGATCTTGCCGGAAGCATGGTGAGACTCTCTTAGCCAAATTAGCAGCTGATAAATTTAAAGAGTTAGAACCAAACAATTCAATGGGGTATGTGCAAATGTCAAACGTATATTCCTCTGCCGGTAGTTTTACAGAAGCTAGTTTGATTAGGAAAGAAATGAGCAACTATAAAGTAAGAAAAGAACCAGGATTAAGTTGGGTTGAGATTGGGAAGCAGGTTCATGAATTTGGCTCTGGTGCTCAATACCATCCGCATAAAGGGGCCATATTAAGACAGCTTGAGATATTGTTTGGAAAATTGAAAGAGATGGGTTATGTGCCGGAGCTTAGCTTAGCCTTATATGACACCGAAGTGGAACACAAAGAAGACCAGTTACTTCATCACAGTGAGAAGATGGCATTGGTATTTGCCATAATGAACGAAGGAAGTTTGCCATGCGGTGGGAATGTCATTAAGATAATGAAGAATATTCGTATTTGTGTGGACTGCCACAACTTCATGAAATTAGCATCATCTCTATTTCAGAAGGAGATTGTTGTTAGAGATTCAAACCGCTTTCACCACTTCAAATATGCAACCTGTTCTTGCAACGACTATTGGTAA
- the LOC106777903 gene encoding pentatricopeptide repeat-containing protein At3g18110, chloroplastic — translation MSVSVSGSQVLSFPSIPRPHSNPPPKPAALPSSSSPSTASRDSETDSSSETNAVKNVKFVYARASPSIRWPHLKLSETYSSTHTQLPQDDIFPAKTQPFDTPEEPQKPGRIVVNNDEAQEALGRRSRTRVKKMNKLALKRDKNWRERVKYLTDTILALKSEEFVAGVLEERRVQMTPTDFCFVVKWVGQQNWQRALELYECLNLRHWYAPNARMVATILGVLGKANQEALAVEIFARAESSVGDTVQVYNSMMGVYARSGRFDKVKELLDLMRERGCVPDLVSFNTLINARMKSGAMEPNLALQLLNEVRRSGIRPDIITYNTLISACSRESNLEEAMAVFSDMESQRCQPDLWTYNAMISVCGRCGRPRKAEELFKELESQGFLPDAVTYNSLLYAFSREGNIEKVREICEEMVNKGFGKDEMTYNTIIHMYGKQGRHDQALQLYRDMKSFGRNPDAVTYTVLIDSLGKASKVEEAANVMSEMLDAGVKPTLHTYSALICAYTKAGRREEAEETFNCMRRSGIKADNLAYSVMLDFFLRFNEMKKAMGLYHEMIREGFMPDNGLYEVMVHALAKENMWGVVDRIIEDMEKLRGMNPQIISSVLVKGGCYDHAAKMLRVAISNGFELDHEIFLSIMSSYSSSARYSEACELLEFLRERAPDDIQMITEALIVILCKAKKLDAALEEYRSKGGLGSFRSYTVYESLIQESIQNELFDVASQVFSDMRFNGVEPSERLYQAMVSVYCRMGLPETAHQLLYHAEKNGIILDNNVSVYIDIVETYGKLKIWQRAESLVGGLKQRCSKVDRKVWNALIHAYAFSGCYERARAIFNTMMRDGPSPTVDSVNGLLQALIVDGRLNELYVVIQELQDMGLKISKSSILLTLEAFAKAGSVFEVQKIYNGMKAAGYFPTMHLYRIMLTLLCKCKRVRDVETMLCEMEEAGFKPDLQICNSVLKLYLGINDFKSMGVIYQKIKDSDLKPDEETYNTLIIMYCRDCRPEEGFSLMNNMRSLGLEPKLDTYRSLITAFGKQRMYERAEELFEELRSDGYKLDRAFYHLMMKMYRTSGDHLKAENLLAMMKESGIEPTTSTMHLLMVSYGESGQPEEAENVLKNLKTTGVVLDTLPYSSVIDAYLKKGNFSAGIEKLTEMKDAGIEPDHRIWTCFIRAASLSEGADEAIILLNALQGSGFDLPIRLLKERSESLVSEVDQCLERLEPVEDNAAFNLVNALLDLLWAFELRATASWIFQLAIKRSIYRHDIFRVADKDWGADFRRLSAGSALVGLTLWLDHMQDASLQGYPESPKSVVLITGTAEYNMVSLDSTMKAYLWEMGSPFLPCKTRQGVLVAKAHSLRMWLKESPFCLDLELKDAPNLPKSNSTQLIEGCLIRRGLVPAFKEITEKLEIVSPKKFSKLALLPDDQRSKTIEAYTEGRKEKLEKRKKIVDPRRLKRIMKIRSLKRRKYFREASIPNAIGKQRTFKPIGTERLS, via the exons ATGTCTGTCTCAGTCTCAGGTTCTCAAGTTCTAAGTTTTCCCTCAATTCCACGACCACATTCGAACCCTCCGCCCAAACCTGCTGCACTTCCTTCCTCTTCTTCACCTTCTACTGCTTCCCGTGACTCTGAAACCGATTCCTCGTCAGAAACCAACGCCGTTAAGAACGTCAAGTTCGTCTACGCCAGAGCTTCTCCTTCAATCAGATGGCCCCACCTCAAACTTTCCGAAACCTATTCTTCCACGCACACCCAGTTACCCCAAGACGATATTTTCCCCGCCAAAACTCAACCTTTCGACACCCCGGAGGAACCCCAAAAACCGGGTCGCATTGTTGTGAACAACGACGAGGCCCAAGAAGCCTTGGGGAGACGCAGCAGGACGAGGGTGAAAAAGATGAACAAGTTGGCGCTGAAAAGGGACAAAAATTGGAGGGAAAGAGTGAAGTACTTAACAGACACGATTCTGGCGTTAAAGTCGGAGGAGTTTGTGGCGGGTGTGTTGGAAGAACGCAGAGTTCAGATGACACCAACCGATTTCTGCTTCGTGGTGAAGTGGGTGGGTCAGCAGAACTGGCAACGCGCGCTTGAACTCTACGAGTGCTTGAATTTACGGCACTGGTATGCTCCCAATGCGAGAATGGTTGCAACCATCTTGGGTGTGTTGGGAAAGGCCAATCAAGAGGCACTTGCTGTTGAAATCTTCGCCAGGGCCGAGTCAAGTGTAGGGGACACGGTTCAAGTGTACAATTCTATGATGGGTGTGTATGCGCGCAGTGGTCGCTTCGATAAGGTAAAGGAGCTGCTTGATTTAATGCGTGAGAGAGGATGTGTGCCTGATCTTGTGAGTTTCAATACTCTGATCAATGCAAGGATGAAGAGTGGTGCAATGGAGCCTAATTTGGCTCTTCAACTTTTGAATGAAGTGAGGAGGTCCGGGATTAGGCCTGATATAATAACATACAATACCCTCATAAGTGCTTGTTCAAGGGAATCTAATTTGGAGGAAGCGATGGCAGTTTTCAGCGATATGGAGTCTCAAAGGTGTCAACCTGACCTGTGGACTTACAATGCTATGATTTCGGTGTGTGGTAGATGCGGGCGTCCCAGGAAAGCTGAGGAGCTGTTTAAAGAATTAGAGTCTCAAGGATTTCTCCCAGATGCTGTGACTTATAATTCTTTGTTGTATGCTTTTTCCAGAGAAGGGAATATAGAAAAGGTGAGAGAAATTTGTGAAGAGATGGTGAACAAGGGTTTTGGCAAGGACGAGATGACATACAATACTATCATACACATGTATGGGAAGCAAGGCCGGCATGATCAAGCACTCCAGCTTTATAGAGACATGAAGTCTTTTGGTAGGAATCCTGATGCGGTTACGTATACTGTTCTGATAGATTCACTTGGGAAAGCGAGTAAGGTCGAGGAAGCTGCAAATGTGATGTCTGAAATGCTGGATGCGGGAGTTAAGCCTACTTTGCACACGTATAGTGCTTTGATTTGTGCTTATACCAAGGCTGGGAGGCGAGAAGAGGCTGAAGAGACATTCAATTGCATGCGTAGGTCAGGGATCAAAGCTGATAATCTAGCTTACTCAGTTATGTTGGATTTCTTTCTGAGATTCAATGAGATGAAAAAGGCTATGGGGCTGTATCATGAAATGATTCGCGAAGGTTTCATGCCAGATAATGGTCTCTATGAGGTCATGGTGCATGCACTTGCGAAGGAAAACATGTGGGGTGTTGTTGACAGAATTATTGAAGATATGGAAAAACTGAGAGGTATGAATCCACAAATTATTTCATCTGTACTTGTTAAAGGGGGGTGTTATGATCATGCTGCTAAAATGTTAAGAGTTGCCATCAGCAATGGCTTTGAATTGGatcatgaaatatttttgtctatCATGAGTTCGTATAGCTCATCTGCTAGATATTCAGAAGCGTGTGAACTTCTTGAATTCTTGAGAGAACGTGCTCCAGATGATATTCAAATGATCACAGAAGCACTCATCGTTATACTTTGCAAGGCTAAAAAGTTAGATGCAGCTTTGGAGGAATACAGAAGTAAAGGAGGACTTGGTTCATTTAGAAGTTATACCGTGTATGAATCTCTTATTCAGGAATCTATACAGAATGAACTCTTTGACGTAGCTTCTCAGGTTTTCTCTGACATGAGATTCAATGGTGTTGAGCCATCTGAACGTCTGTATCAAGCCATGGTGTCTGTCTACTGTAGAATGGGTTTACCTGAGACAGCCCACCAATTGTTGTATCATGCAGAGAAAAACGGTATTATACTTGATAATAATGTATCTGTTTACATTGATATCGTTGAAACGTATGGGAAGTTAAAGATATGGCAAAGAGCAGAAAGCTTGGTAGGGGGTCTGAAGCAAAGATGTTCAAAAGTGGATAGGAAAGTGTGGAATGCTCTAATACATGCTTATGCATTCAGTGGTTGTTACGAAAGAGCTAGAGCTATTTTTAACACAATGATGAGAGATGGGCCTTCTCCGACTGTAGATTCTGTAAATGGTCTATTACAGGCTTTAATTGTTGATGGGAGACTGAATGAGCTTTATGTGGTAATCCAGGAATTGCAAGACATGGGATTAAAGATTAGTAAAAGTTCTATTCTTTTGACACTTGAAGCATTTGCTAAGGCAGGAAGCGTATTTGAGGTACAGAAAATATACAATGGGATGAAAGCTGCTGGTTATTTTCCTACCATGCATCTCTATAGAATAATGCTTACATTGCTGTGCAAATGCAAAAGAGTACGAGATGTGGAAACCATGTTATGTGAGATGGAAGAGGCAGGTTTTAAGCCTGATCTTCAAATTTGCAATTCCGTTCTTAAATTGTATTTAGgtattaatgattttaaaagcATGGGTGTCATTTACCAGAAGATTAAAGATTCTGATCTTAAACCAGATGAAGAAACttataatacattaattataatgtACTGCAGAGATTGTAGACCAGAAGAAGGTTTTTCATTGATGAATAACATGAGAAGCCTCGGTCTGGAACCTAAGCTGGACACATACAGAAGCCTGATCACTGCATTCGGTAAGCAACGCATGTATGAACGGGCAGAGGAACTTTTTGAAGAGCTTAGATCAGATGGTTATAAATTGGACCGTgctttttatcatttaatgatGAAAATGTATAGAACTTCTGGTGATCATCTGAAAGCTGAAAATCTACTGGCCATGATGAAAGAATCAGGGATAGAGCCCACGACTTCCACCATGCATCTGCTTATGGTTTCTTACGGTGAATCTGGACAGCCTGAGGAAGCTGAGAATGTTCTTAAAAACTTGAAAACAACTGGAGTGGTTCTGGATACTCTACCCTATAGTTCTGTTATTGATGCATATCTCAAAAAAGGGAATTTTAGTGCTGGAATTGAAAAACTCACAGAGATGAAAGATGCAGGCATAGAACCAGATCATCGAATATGGACATGCTTTATCAGAGCTGCAAGCTTGTCTGAGGGAGCAGATGAAGccattattcttttaaatgCACTCCAAGGTTCTGGATTTGATCTACCAATCAG GCTTCTTAAAGAAAGATCAGAGTCACTAGTTTCAGAAGTTGACCAGTGTCTGGAGAGACTAGAACCTGTGGAAGATAATGCAGCCTTTAACCTTGTCAATGCATTGCTGGATCTCTTGTGGGCATTTGAACTACGAGCCACTGCATCTTGGATTTTCCAATTGGCCATCAAGAGAAGCATTTACCGCCATGATATTTTTAG AGTTGCTGATAAGGACTGGGGAGCTGATTTTAGAAGACTATCTGCTGGTTCAGCTCTGGTTGGTCTTACGTTATGGCTTGACCACATGCAG GATGCCTCCTTGCAGGGCTATCCAGAGTCACCAAAATCAGTTGTACTTATAACAGGAACAGCAGAGTATAACATGGTATCCCTTGATAGCACAATGAAGGCATACCTTTGGGAAATGGGATCGCCATTCCTTCCTTGCAAAACACGACAAGGTGTCCTTGTAGCAAAGGCTCACTCCCTCAGAATGTGGTTAAAAGAGTCACCATTTTGCTTGGATCTGGAGTTAAAAGATGCCCCAAATCTCCCAAAGTCAAAT